The following DNA comes from Mucisphaera calidilacus.
CGCCGGCTTCCTTGAGCTTCTCGGCGAGTGCGTCGGCCTCTTCCTTGGGGATGTTCTCCTTGACGGGCTTGGGAGCGCCGTCGACGAGTTCCTTGGCTTCCTTGAGACCGAGGCCGGTGGCTTCGCGGACGGCCTTGATGACCTGGATCTTCTTGTCGCCGGGGCCGGCGAGAACGACGGTGAACTCGGTCTGCTCTTCGGCTTCGGCTGCGCCGGCGTCACCGCCTGCGGGTCCGGCAGCCATCATGACGGCGCCGCCGCCGGCGGGCTCGATGTCGTAGGCTTCCTTGAGGTAATCGGCGACGTCGACGGCCTGCTTGAGGGTGAGGGAAGCGAGCTTGTCGCCGATTTCCTTGATCTCGGCGTCGAACTCTTTGGTTGCTGCTGCTGCTTCTTCGGACATGGTTGAGGCTCCAGAGTTTTGCCTTCCGAGAGGGGATCGACCATCGATCGTTTAACCCCGAGGGGCCAGTCGGAAGTGCGGTTTGGCTTGGTTGTCGCCGGTGGTTTTGCGGCGTGTTGTTCTTTCGTGGATCAGGAGGCGACCTTTTCGACCTCGCCGCCCTTCTCTTCGACGGCCTTGATGAGTCCGGCGAGTGTGGAGAAGGGTCCCTTGAGCGCGCCGCTGAGCTTGCTGGCGGGTCCGAGGATGGCACCGACGAGTTTGGCGATGGCTTCTTCGCGGGTGGGGTACTTGGAGAGTTCCTTGACGCCGTCTTCTTCGGCGAAGACGTATCCCTCCATGACGGCACCCTTGAAGACGATGCAAGGCATTTTCTTGGCTTCGTCGACGAGTGATCGTGCGATGTTGATGATGCTCTGCTCGCCGTCGACGGAGTAGACGAAGGCACAGGCCCCGGTCAGGAGGTTGCCGACGGGCTCGAGTTCGGTGCCCTCGATGGCCTTGCGGGCGATGGTGTTCTTGACGACGGTGACCTTCATACCCTTGTCAGCGAGCGCCTTGCGCATCGCGATGTTGTCGGAGGCCTTGATGCCTCGGATATCGACGATGACGAGGCCGTCGCGGTCGGTAAATTGTGACTTGTAGGACTGGTTGATCAGTTCTTTGACCGGCTTGCTCATGGCGTTTCCTCTGGCTGTTGCCGGTTAGGGTTATTCGTGCTCGATGATGACGCTGGGGGTCATCGTGGCGGTGAGTGCGATCTGCTTGACGAAGACGCCCTTGGTGGCGGAGGGCTTCATTTTCTCGATGGTGGCTATGAAGTGCTGTGCGTTGTCGACGAGTTTGCCGGGCTCGAAGCTGTGCTTGCCGATGATGGCGTGGACGTTTCCGCCTGAGTCGTTTCGGAACTCGACCTTGCCGGCGGCGAAGTCCTTGACGCCTTCGACGACCTTGGGCGTGACGGTGTCGTTCTTGGGCGAGGGCATGAGTCCCTTGGGTCCGAGCTGTCGTCCGAGTCGAGCGACGACGCGCATCATGTCGGGCGAGGCGATGGCGACGTCGAAGTCGAGCCAGCCGTCCTCGATTTTCTTGACGAGTGCTTCGGCGCCGGCCTCGATGGCTCCGGCTGCCTTGGCATCCTCGACGAGTTCGTCGGAGCAGAAGGCGATGACGCGTTTGCTGGCTCCGATGCCGTGGGGCAGTGAGACGGAGCCGCGGATGAGCTGGTCGGCCTGTTTGGGGTCGATGCCGAGGTGCATGACGATTTCGACGGACTGGTCGAACTTGGTCTGCTTGAACGACTTGACGCGGTTGACGGCTTCGACGAGTGAGACGGGCGTTTTGCTGGCCTTTTCGAGGTCAGCGCGGTAGCGCTTGCCTTGTCGCGGCATGGCGAGTTCCTTT
Coding sequences within:
- the rplA gene encoding 50S ribosomal protein L1; translated protein: MPRQGKRYRADLEKASKTPVSLVEAVNRVKSFKQTKFDQSVEIVMHLGIDPKQADQLIRGSVSLPHGIGASKRVIAFCSDELVEDAKAAGAIEAGAEALVKKIEDGWLDFDVAIASPDMMRVVARLGRQLGPKGLMPSPKNDTVTPKVVEGVKDFAAGKVEFRNDSGGNVHAIIGKHSFEPGKLVDNAQHFIATIEKMKPSATKGVFVKQIALTATMTPSVIIEHE
- the rplL gene encoding 50S ribosomal protein L7/L12, which produces MSEEAAAATKEFDAEIKEIGDKLASLTLKQAVDVADYLKEAYDIEPAGGGAVMMAAGPAGGDAGAAEAEEQTEFTVVLAGPGDKKIQVIKAVREATGLGLKEAKELVDGAPKPVKENIPKEEADALAEKLKEAGAEVEVK
- the rplJ gene encoding 50S ribosomal protein L10, producing MSKPVKELINQSYKSQFTDRDGLVIVDIRGIKASDNIAMRKALADKGMKVTVVKNTIARKAIEGTELEPVGNLLTGACAFVYSVDGEQSIINIARSLVDEAKKMPCIVFKGAVMEGYVFAEEDGVKELSKYPTREEAIAKLVGAILGPASKLSGALKGPFSTLAGLIKAVEEKGGEVEKVAS